The following coding sequences lie in one Pseudomonas sp. SL4(2022) genomic window:
- a CDS encoding SURF1 family protein — protein MSTFRPGWLPSVLVLLLFPCLIALGFWQLARAEEKRELLAAHQAQQLAAPISIDELERQPNPAYQRVQLQGFFDARHTLLLDNRTRDGKVGVEVLQPFYDQISGLWLLLNRGWLPWPDRRISPTFATPDTPLRLQATVYVPPGETFQLQNTPPAGGWPRVVSEVKPEALWQQLGRGGLSYEVRLEPGPASFQSDWPVIAMSPDKHLGYAVQWFSLAAALLGLFIYLGLSNAREIRHEPSHRPA, from the coding sequence ATGAGCACCTTCCGTCCTGGCTGGCTGCCCAGCGTACTGGTGCTGCTGCTGTTTCCCTGCCTGATCGCCCTAGGCTTCTGGCAGCTGGCACGGGCCGAAGAAAAGCGCGAGCTGCTGGCCGCACACCAGGCCCAGCAACTGGCCGCCCCGATCAGCATCGATGAGCTGGAGCGTCAGCCCAATCCGGCTTACCAGCGCGTGCAGCTCCAGGGCTTCTTCGATGCACGGCATACCCTGTTGCTCGACAACCGCACCCGTGACGGCAAAGTCGGCGTCGAGGTGCTACAACCCTTCTATGACCAAATCAGCGGCCTTTGGCTATTGCTCAATCGCGGCTGGCTGCCTTGGCCGGATCGTCGCATCAGCCCAACCTTCGCTACCCCGGATACCCCGCTGCGTTTGCAGGCAACGGTGTATGTGCCTCCAGGGGAGACCTTTCAGCTCCAGAATACGCCACCGGCCGGCGGCTGGCCGCGTGTGGTCAGCGAGGTCAAGCCTGAAGCCTTGTGGCAGCAACTGGGGCGTGGTGGCCTGAGCTATGAGGTGCGCCTCGAGCCGGGTCCCGCGTCATTTCAAAGCGATTGGCCGGTTATCGCCATGAGTCCTGACAAACACCTCGGTTACGCCGTGCAATGGTTCTCCCTGGCGGCGGCTTTGCTCGGCCTGTTTATCTATCTCGGTCTATCTAATGCGCGGGAGATTCGCCATGAACCCAGCCATCGCCCTGCCTGA
- a CDS encoding cytochrome c oxidase subunit 3 has protein sequence MSSHETHENYYVPAQSKWPIIATLGMLFSVYGVGTWFNDLKADRADSNGPLIFFIGGLFLAYMLFGWFGNVIKESRGGLYSPQMDRSFRWGMSWFIFSEVMFFAAFFGVLFYVRTWAGPWLGGEGDKGVSNMLWPGFEYTWPLLNTPDPKLYPAPSGVISAWGLPLINTILLVTSSFTLTFAHHALRKNHRKPLTLWLALTVILGIAFLVLQVEEYIHAYTELGLTLGSGIYGATFFMLTGFHGAHVTLGALMLSIMLIRVIRGHFSPEQHFGFEAAAWYWHFVDVVWIGLFVFVYVL, from the coding sequence ATGTCGAGTCACGAAACTCATGAAAACTATTACGTCCCGGCCCAGAGCAAATGGCCGATCATCGCCACGTTGGGCATGCTGTTCTCGGTGTACGGCGTGGGCACCTGGTTCAATGATCTGAAGGCGGACCGCGCCGACTCCAATGGCCCATTGATCTTCTTTATCGGCGGACTGTTTCTCGCCTACATGCTGTTCGGCTGGTTCGGCAATGTGATCAAGGAAAGTCGCGGCGGCCTCTACAGCCCGCAGATGGATCGCTCGTTCCGCTGGGGCATGAGCTGGTTCATCTTCTCCGAGGTGATGTTCTTTGCGGCGTTCTTTGGCGTGCTGTTCTACGTGCGTACCTGGGCCGGCCCCTGGCTCGGTGGTGAGGGCGACAAAGGGGTGAGCAACATGCTCTGGCCGGGATTCGAATACACCTGGCCGCTGCTCAACACGCCTGATCCGAAACTCTATCCCGCCCCCAGTGGGGTCATCAGTGCCTGGGGCCTGCCGCTGATCAATACCATCTTGCTGGTCACTTCCAGCTTTACCCTGACCTTCGCCCACCACGCGCTGCGCAAGAACCACCGCAAACCGCTGACCCTGTGGCTGGCGCTGACGGTGATTCTCGGTATCGCCTTTTTGGTGCTGCAGGTCGAAGAGTACATCCATGCCTACACCGAACTGGGCCTGACCCTCGGCTCGGGCATATACGGCGCCACCTTCTTCATGCTCACCGGCTTTCACGGTGCCCACGTGACCCTGGGCGCCCTGATGCTGAGCATCATGCTGATTCGGGTGATCCGTGGCCATTTCAGCCCCGAGCAGCATTTCGGCTTCGAGGCGGCGGCCTGGTATTGGCACTTTGTTGATGTGGTGTGGATTGGTCTGTTTGTCTTTGTCTATGTGCTGTGA
- a CDS encoding twin transmembrane helix small protein, giving the protein MLKAAIVLLLLATLVSLFSGLFFLVKDEGKTSRVVNALTVRVTLTALTVALIAWGFYSGQLVSHVTW; this is encoded by the coding sequence ATGCTCAAAGCCGCGATCGTCCTGTTACTACTGGCTACTCTGGTCAGCCTATTCAGTGGCCTGTTCTTTCTGGTCAAGGACGAAGGTAAAACCTCCCGGGTGGTCAACGCGCTGACTGTGCGCGTGACCCTTACCGCGCTGACCGTTGCCCTTATTGCCTGGGGCTTCTACAGCGGCCAACTGGTTTCCCACGTCACTTGGTAA